A genomic window from Bradyrhizobium lupini includes:
- a CDS encoding LysR family transcriptional regulator yields MDKVASLRAFVKVVESGSFAEAGRQLRLSRSAISKYIADLEESLGVQLLNRTTRHASPTENGQRYFERAVVILSEIEAADQVVAQAQSAPRGLLRVNAPMSFGTLRLGPVLADFMARYPELQLQLVLSDDLLDPVQDGFDVTLRIAELESSSLIARKIIPVARMICASPDYLARHGTPKHPQDLREHVSLTYGFLLTGNQWKLTGAGGDHWIQPAWSLCVNNAEVLRDVAIKGRGLALLPEFIAADALRAGELRTVLDKYSAPPLALYAVYPPTRHLSVKVRLFIDFLVERFGREGEASTRSK; encoded by the coding sequence GTGGATAAGGTCGCCAGCCTGCGAGCCTTCGTAAAGGTGGTCGAAAGCGGCAGTTTTGCCGAGGCGGGCCGGCAGTTGCGGCTGTCACGCTCGGCGATCAGCAAATACATCGCCGACCTCGAAGAAAGCCTCGGCGTGCAGCTCCTGAACCGGACCACGCGCCATGCGAGCCCGACCGAGAACGGCCAGCGCTATTTCGAGCGCGCGGTCGTGATCCTGTCGGAGATCGAGGCGGCCGACCAGGTCGTGGCGCAAGCGCAATCGGCGCCGCGCGGCCTGTTGCGCGTCAACGCGCCGATGTCGTTCGGCACCCTGCGGCTCGGGCCGGTGCTTGCCGATTTCATGGCGCGATATCCGGAGCTGCAGCTCCAGCTCGTGCTCAGCGACGACCTGCTCGATCCCGTGCAGGACGGTTTTGACGTGACCTTGCGCATCGCGGAATTGGAATCGTCGAGTTTGATCGCGCGAAAGATCATCCCGGTGGCGCGCATGATCTGCGCTTCGCCCGATTATCTGGCGCGTCACGGCACCCCAAAACATCCGCAGGATCTGCGCGAACATGTCTCGCTGACCTACGGCTTCCTGCTCACTGGCAATCAGTGGAAGCTCACGGGAGCGGGCGGCGACCACTGGATCCAGCCGGCCTGGTCGCTCTGCGTCAACAATGCCGAGGTGCTGCGCGATGTCGCGATCAAGGGCAGGGGGCTCGCGCTGCTCCCGGAGTTCATCGCCGCCGACGCCTTGAGGGCAGGCGAGCTGCGGACGGTGCTGGACAAGTATTCTGCGCCGCCGCTTGCGCTCTATGCGGTCTATCCGCCGACCCGACATCTGTCGGTGAAAGTGCGGCTGTTCATTGATTTCCTGGTCGAGCGCTTTGGCCGGGAGGGCGAGGCGTCAACCCGATCAAAATGA
- a CDS encoding ABC transporter substrate-binding protein has product MTERPSALAVDRRGFIRLASTTAAGWLALGATSDRVRVVGSLTALPLDDELTRRSMIDSPTSRLGGLIVGLRQRGWVEGVNFRLELRSTFGAPDRLKTAVQELLALKPDVILTGSTVETAAVLEATKTIPIVFATANDPVGNGFVESLAHPGGNVTGFTNSTAEMGGKWLQLIREAVPDLARVGILYNPATTPRGGRFFLDSIEQEAALAGVSVIPAPVSAPTEIDEAVRPFSAPPKAAMIALVDSFLVVHRQAAVAAAAKYRVPAIYPFYYFMDAGGLMSYGPTLEVRSADYVDLILRGTKAGDLPVQSPRKYELLINRTVARTLDLTIPFTLLARADEIRE; this is encoded by the coding sequence ATGACCGAACGGCCTTCCGCTCTCGCGGTCGATCGCCGCGGGTTCATTCGCCTTGCCAGCACGACCGCCGCGGGGTGGCTGGCGCTCGGCGCAACATCTGATCGCGTGCGGGTCGTGGGATCGCTGACGGCGTTGCCGCTCGACGACGAGCTGACCAGAAGGAGCATGATCGACAGCCCGACCTCCCGCCTGGGTGGCCTCATCGTGGGCTTGAGGCAGCGAGGCTGGGTCGAAGGCGTCAATTTCCGCCTCGAGCTCCGATCGACCTTCGGCGCGCCGGATCGGCTGAAGACCGCGGTTCAGGAATTGCTGGCGCTCAAGCCGGATGTGATCCTGACCGGCTCGACGGTCGAAACCGCGGCCGTCCTGGAAGCCACAAAAACCATCCCGATCGTGTTCGCGACCGCCAACGATCCCGTCGGCAACGGCTTCGTCGAAAGCCTTGCTCATCCCGGCGGCAACGTGACCGGCTTCACCAACAGCACCGCCGAGATGGGCGGCAAATGGCTTCAGCTCATCCGGGAGGCCGTGCCGGATCTTGCGCGCGTCGGTATCCTGTACAACCCGGCGACCACTCCTCGCGGCGGCCGTTTCTTCCTCGATTCCATCGAGCAAGAGGCAGCACTGGCCGGCGTGTCCGTGATCCCCGCCCCCGTCAGCGCGCCAACGGAGATCGACGAAGCCGTCAGGCCCTTTTCCGCTCCCCCCAAGGCGGCAATGATTGCGCTGGTCGACAGCTTCCTGGTGGTCCACCGGCAGGCGGCGGTGGCGGCGGCGGCCAAATATCGCGTCCCTGCGATTTACCCGTTCTATTATTTCATGGATGCGGGCGGGCTGATGAGCTACGGGCCGACGCTCGAAGTGCGCTCGGCCGACTATGTCGATCTCATCCTGCGCGGTACCAAGGCCGGAGATCTGCCGGTGCAATCGCCGCGGAAATACGAACTCCTGATCAACCGCACGGTCGCTCGCACGCTGGATTTGACGATACCATTCACACTGCTCGCGCGCGCCGACGAGATTCGCGAGTGA
- a CDS encoding ring-cleaving dioxygenase, translating to MSGLHHVTAIAGDPIRNFGFYTRDLGLRFVKKTVNFDDPGTYHFYYGDETGRPGTILTFFPWAGVPAGRRGVGETHQTAFRVPQSSLGYWTQRFVEKGIAYEALEKRFGESVLPFTDPDGMALALVGIPGAESEPGWSNGEVPAEHAIRGFHVVTLLLDSAAKTAAVLTDVFGFKETAREGSVIRFKAPGDAEGSVVDIYEAKGFLRGHQGGGSVHHIAFRAADDAEQGKMAQRLVSNHGLHPTEQRDRNYFRSIYFREPGGVLFEIATDIPGFAVDEPVATLGHDLKLPSFLEAQRKQIEGVLPNLEERVS from the coding sequence ATGTCTGGACTGCACCATGTGACCGCGATCGCGGGCGACCCCATCAGGAATTTCGGCTTTTACACCCGTGATCTCGGTCTGCGCTTCGTCAAGAAGACGGTCAATTTCGACGATCCCGGCACCTATCACTTCTATTATGGCGACGAGACCGGCCGCCCCGGCACCATCCTGACGTTCTTTCCTTGGGCCGGCGTGCCGGCCGGGCGCCGCGGCGTCGGCGAGACGCACCAGACCGCCTTCCGCGTGCCGCAAAGCTCGCTCGGCTATTGGACGCAACGCTTCGTCGAGAAGGGCATCGCTTATGAGGCGCTGGAGAAGCGTTTTGGCGAGTCCGTGCTGCCGTTCACAGACCCTGATGGCATGGCGCTCGCGCTCGTCGGTATCCCCGGCGCCGAGAGCGAGCCCGGCTGGAGCAATGGCGAGGTGCCGGCCGAGCATGCGATCCGCGGCTTCCATGTCGTGACCTTGCTGCTCGACAGCGCGGCAAAAACGGCTGCCGTCCTCACCGACGTGTTCGGCTTCAAGGAGACGGCGCGCGAAGGCTCGGTGATCCGCTTCAAGGCACCGGGCGATGCCGAAGGCAGCGTCGTCGACATCTACGAAGCCAAGGGCTTCCTGCGCGGACACCAAGGTGGCGGCTCCGTGCATCACATCGCCTTCCGCGCGGCCGATGACGCCGAGCAGGGCAAGATGGCGCAAAGGCTCGTGAGCAATCACGGCCTGCACCCGACCGAACAGCGCGACCGCAACTACTTCCGCTCGATCTACTTCCGCGAGCCCGGCGGCGTGCTGTTCGAGATCGCGACCGACATCCCAGGCTTCGCCGTCGACGAGCCCGTGGCAACGCTGGGACACGACCTGAAGCTGCCGAGCTTCCTCGAAGCACAGCGCAAGCAGATCGAGGGCGTGTTGCCGAACCTGGAAGAGAGGGTGTCGTGA
- a CDS encoding alpha/beta hydrolase has product MTESSFIHRFEPARDAGSPPLLLLHGTGGDENDLLGLGKMISPGSALLSPRGRVLEHGMPRFFRRLTEGVFDEDDVRRRALELGDFVAEARQRYGLAAPVAVGFSNGANIAAALLLLKPDALAGAILLRAMVPLSDPPKVNLAGKPILLLSGQADPIVPASNSARLASLLSEAGAQVGHKVLPAGHQLSQADLTLARDWIGKFAAEVA; this is encoded by the coding sequence GTGACCGAGAGTTCATTCATCCATCGTTTCGAGCCCGCGCGTGACGCGGGCTCTCCTCCTCTCCTGCTGCTGCACGGCACCGGCGGCGACGAGAACGACCTGCTCGGGCTCGGCAAGATGATCTCGCCCGGCTCGGCCCTGCTATCGCCGCGCGGCCGCGTGCTCGAACACGGCATGCCGCGCTTCTTCCGCCGCCTCACTGAGGGCGTGTTCGACGAGGACGACGTGCGCCGCCGCGCCCTTGAGCTCGGCGACTTCGTTGCGGAAGCGCGGCAGCGATATGGCCTCGCCGCGCCGGTCGCGGTCGGCTTCTCCAACGGCGCCAACATCGCAGCCGCGCTGTTGTTGCTGAAGCCGGACGCGCTTGCTGGTGCGATCCTGCTCCGCGCCATGGTGCCGCTGTCGGATCCGCCCAAGGTCAACCTCGCAGGCAAGCCGATCCTGCTGTTGTCCGGGCAGGCTGATCCGATCGTGCCGGCGAGCAATTCGGCCCGGCTCGCATCACTGCTTTCCGAAGCGGGCGCGCAGGTCGGTCACAAGGTCCTGCCGGCGGGCCATCAATTATCGCAGGCCGATTTGACGCTTGCCCGCGACTGGATCGGCAAATTCGCCGCCGAAGTCGCCTGA